In one Bacteroidota bacterium genomic region, the following are encoded:
- a CDS encoding GxxExxY protein → MIENEISYKIRGCIFKVYNELGPGLLESVYEAALAFQLQREGLSVKTQVPVPLIYAGQKLEVGFRIDILVDNLVVIEVKSVEQLADVHHKQVLTYLKLYDKKLGILVNFNTDNISNSIYRKVNNL, encoded by the coding sequence ATAATTGAAAATGAAATTTCATACAAAATAAGAGGGTGCATCTTTAAAGTTTATAATGAACTTGGTCCCGGATTATTAGAGTCTGTATATGAAGCAGCCTTGGCTTTTCAGCTTCAGCGAGAAGGATTGTCCGTGAAAACTCAAGTACCTGTTCCATTAATTTATGCAGGTCAAAAACTTGAAGTGGGCTTTCGAATTGATATTTTAGTGGATAATCTAGTTGTTATTGAAGTAAAATCAGTTGAACAATTAGCGGATGTTCACCATAAACAAGTTTTGACCTATTTAAAATTATATGATAAGAAGTTGGGCATTTTAGTTAATTTTAATACTGATAATATTTCGAATTCAATTTATAGAAAAGTAAATAATTTATAA
- a CDS encoding adenylyltransferase/cytidyltransferase family protein, whose protein sequence is MIDFKDSIDHYLQKPFEEQLETEKMIFNQFQSHDYLVYREERLKHLSKINKDRKLDALISFVKYNQPKIGVFAGSFNPFHKGHYNVLQKAELIFDKVIIAFGKNPAKEGRNWPLPKTIKNRQICEYDSLLTDFLDTLKYDVTVIRGLRNSTDFQYEQNQYRYIQELKPDVKIINIFCNKDFEHISSSGIRTLEKFNKHQQYLLD, encoded by the coding sequence ATGATAGATTTTAAAGATAGTATCGACCATTATCTTCAAAAACCATTTGAAGAACAATTGGAAACCGAGAAAATGATTTTTAATCAATTTCAAAGTCACGATTACCTGGTATATCGCGAAGAACGATTGAAACATTTGTCGAAAATCAATAAAGATAGAAAACTCGATGCGCTTATTTCATTCGTAAAATACAATCAACCTAAAATTGGTGTTTTTGCAGGAAGCTTTAATCCTTTTCATAAAGGACATTACAATGTATTGCAAAAAGCGGAATTAATTTTCGATAAAGTAATCATTGCCTTTGGAAAAAATCCCGCCAAGGAAGGTAGAAACTGGCCTCTGCCTAAAACAATTAAAAATCGTCAGATTTGCGAGTACGATTCTTTACTCACCGATTTTCTTGACACATTAAAGTATGATGTAACAGTCATCCGCGGATTAAGAAATTCAACAGATTTTCAATATGAACAAAATCAATATCGCTACATACAGGAATTAAAACCGGATGTAAAAATCATTAATATTTTTTGCAATAAAGATTTCGAACATATCAGTTCGTCCGGTATCAGAACACTGGAGAAATTCAATAAACATCAGCAATATCTTTTAGATTAA